A single Anopheles arabiensis isolate DONGOLA chromosome 2, AaraD3, whole genome shotgun sequence DNA region contains:
- the LOC120897240 gene encoding leucine-rich repeat transmembrane neuronal protein 2-like, whose product MYHLRISAILVATVYLTGVTEAVIYQCDHYNPDGEYTVRHCTLHGVTVVHDAADIDFSSEYPRPYWFDFQQSQMDEIPRALFTTFPEMQTVNFRETGIENINKFTFENAKQLRHLFLLRNKLTSLNNFIFKGCDRLEWLDLSHNQLQEVRNKTFHDIRTLTRLDLNHNRLTVLPEEVFWELPELAHLSLNDNQLVVLDRETFFHSRIVSLNLNFNRLREVHMVDRFQSWQRVHLRGNQLTSVEIPPVPVEIDVSHNNLTTILVSYSNILVESLDLSHNLFADISNVSALNFLHTLDVSFNALQSLPLTTFLKMQQLARLNLEATNLTTLEHGLFSQQANLTWLDVSFNRLQTIDLTVLTAAAKLEHLHIDGNNLTSVGYERLPAMFPSLTYLGLFANAWNCSYLVDLVHFCRQHSINVAPQKSYGTTLDASNVQGIYCKSSQSSVLSVVTPIEHPIDTAPPSAELSIDRLLQMMQEMNKTTEQLVQEMMRALHQRATGAVGTPVVTASCTALHAYNYQVFILLILFAILILNVGFLLWVHHNANVRRAVDRMILFRREQGASIQTALHEDL is encoded by the exons ATGTATCATCTAAG AATAAGTGCAATTCTAGTGGCCACCGTCTACTTAACAGGCGTTACAGAGGCCGTTATCTATCAGTGCGATCATTACAATCCCGATGGCGAGTATACCGTGCGCCATTGTACCCTGCACGGCGTCACCGTCGTGCACGATGCGGCCGACATAGACTTTTCGTCCGAATATCCGCGCCCGTACTGGTTCGACTTTCAGCAATCACAGATGGACGAAATCCCGCGCGCCCTCTTCACCACCTTCCCGGAGATGCAAACGGTCAACTTCCGGGAGACGGGCATCGAGAACATCAACAAGTTTACGTTCGAGAACGCCAAGCAGCTTCGGCATCTGTTTCTGCTCCGCAACAAGCTTACTTCGCTGAACAACTTTATCTTCAAGGGCTGCGACCGGCTCGAGTGGCTCGATCTGTCGCACAACCAGCTGCAGGAGGTGCGGAACAAAACGTTCCACGACATTCGGACGCTGACGCGGCTCGATCTCAACCACAACCGGCTGACCGTGCTGCCGGAGGAGGTGTTTTGGGAGCTGCCCGAGCTGGCCCACCTGTCGCTCAACGACAACCAGCTGGTCGTGCTGGACCGGGAGACCTTCTTCCACAGTCGGATCGTTTCGCTGAACCTAAACTTTAACCGGTTGCGTGAGGTCCACATGGTGGACCGATTTCAGTCGTGGCAGCGGGTGCATTTGCGCGGCAACCAGCTTACCAGTGTGGAGATACCGCCGGTTCCAGTTGAGATCGATGTGTCGCACAATAACCTGACAACGATTTTGGTCAGCTACTCGAACATACTGGTGGAGTCACTCGACCTTTCCCACAATCTGTTCGCGGACATTAGCAACGTGTCGGCGCTGAACTTTCTGCACACACTGGACGTATCGTTTAACGCGCTCCAGTCCCTGCCACTGACCACCTTTCTGAAGATGCAGCAACTGGCCCGGCTGAATCTGGAAGCCACCAATCTGACCACCCTCGAGCACGGTCTGTTCTCGCAGCAGGCGAACCTTACCTGGCTGGATGTGTCGTTCAACCGGCTGCAGACGATCGATCTTACCGTGCTGACGGCGGCGGCCAAGCTCGAGCATCTGCACATCGACGGCAACAATCTGACCAGCGTCGGGTACGAGCGGCTCCCGGCCATGTTCCCTTCGCTCACCTATCTGGGGCTGTTTGCAAATGCCTGGAACTGTTCCTATCTGGTCGATCTGGTGCACTTCTGTCGGCAGCACTCGATCAACGTGGCGCCGCAGAAATCGTACGGCACCACGCTCGATGCGTCCAACGTGCAGGGCATCTACTGTAAGAGCTCCCAAAGCTCGGTGCTGTCAGTGGTAACACCCATCGAGCATCCGATCGACACAGCGCCACCGTCGGCTGAGCTTTCCATCGATCGTTTGCTGCAGATGATGCAGGAGATGAACAAAACGACGGAGCAGCTGGTGCAGGAAATGATGCGGGCGTTGCATCAACGCGCCACCGGTGCCGTTGGGACCCCGGTAGTGACCGCTTCCTGTACCGCCCTGCACGCCTACAACTATCAGGTGTTCATTTTGCTGATACTGTTCGCGATCCTGATCCTGAACGTGGGCTTCCTGCTGTGGGTGCATCACAATGCGAACGTACGGCGGGCCGTCGATCGGATGATCCTCTTCCGGCGCGAACAGGGCGCCTCCATTCAAACGGCACTGCACGAGGATTTGTGA